Proteins found in one Quercus robur chromosome 2, dhQueRobu3.1, whole genome shotgun sequence genomic segment:
- the LOC126703299 gene encoding uncharacterized protein LOC126703299 produces MVLLGGSDIKLRQPRSKKEKKVDNSKLRPWSELHEALLRLITKQLGAIDYIMFGCVCRGWRLHVTTHRQEFMASRPPLLVFLSTQAKRASYFYSIFEQRLYKAKLPNLNGKSCFGITRGYLVMEDNKKRADSQIWLLNPFTRHELHFPSPPNPYSRMILASLATPLQEFVIIAFCIWYPSLQFFRLKDLSWTVHDYSDKFNGCRGPSPWAIVDGAVLKGKLYVLTSYAENGVLNLNSTPYVTLLEVKNTRYLHRGLQLLAHDEQLLMINGLMNGIGIMKEECQVYELNFMKMEWMRIQNFTDQALFLDYDMGSRFSNMTIWGWSQQYSNCIYNVGVTCKCILNFSDGRYRGSFWILQGNRMPHFTLGVPFWYFPHLSCNLVM; encoded by the coding sequence ATGGTGCTGCTAGGGGGCAGTGACATAAAACTCAGGCAGCCTAGAagtaagaaggaaaagaaggtTGACAATAGTAAATTGAGGCCATGGTCGGAGCTCCACGAGGCTTTGCTTCGTCTGATAACAAAGCAGCTAGGTGCTATAGACTATATCATGTTTGGCTGTGTCTGCCGGGGATGGAGGTTACATGTTACAACACACAGGCAAGAGTTTATGGCATCCCGACCTCCACTTCTTGTCTTCTTATCAACGCAAGCTAAGAGGGCTTCTTATTTCTATAGCATCTTTGAGCAGAGGTTGTACAAGGCAAAATTGCCTAACCTTAATGGCAAATCATGTTTTGGGATAACTCGTGGGTACTTGGTCATGGAAGACAATAAAAAAAGGGCAGATTCTCAAATTTGGCTTCTGAATCCTTTTACAAGACATGAACTCCATTTCCCTAGCCCTCCCAATCCTTATTCTCGTATGATCCTTGCTTCTTTGGCTACGCCTTTGCAGGAGTTTGTAATCATAGCTTTCTGCATATGGTACCCATCTCTACAGTTTTTTAGACTCAAAGATCTCAGCTGGACTGTACATGATTATAGTGACAAATTTAATGGCTGTCGTGGGCCCTCTCCGTGGGCGATTGTTGATGGAGCTGTCTTAAAGGGTAAGTTATACGTTTTAACTAGTTATGCTGAAAATGGGGTGCTAAATCTGAATTCTACGCCTTACGTAACCCTGCTGGAAGTTAAAAACACTAGATATTTGCACCGTGGGCTACAGTTACTGGCTCATGATGAGCAGCTTTTGATGATTAATGGATTGATGAACGGAATTGGAATTATGAAGGAAGAATGTCAAGTTTATGAGCTTAATTTTATGAAGATGGAATGGATGAGGATTCAGAACTTCACTGATCAAGCATTGTTTCTGGATTATGATATGGGCTCAAGATTTAGCAACATGACCATATGGGGGTGGAGCCAACAATATTCAAATTGCATATACAATGTTGGTGTGACTTGCAAATGCATCTTAAATTTCTCGGATGGTAGATATCGAGGGTCTTTCTGGATCCTACAAGGAAACCGTATGCCACATTTTACCTTGGGTGTTCCATTCTGGTATTTTCCACATCTGTCTTGCAATTTAGTCATGTAG
- the LOC126703290 gene encoding uncharacterized protein LOC126703290, translating to MVLQGDSDINLKGLRSKKKKMVDNSNRRPWSELPYALLYMITKLLGTIDYLMFGCVCRAWRLYAVANRQEFMASQPPLVMFMPNRSKRACYFYNIFDGRKYKAKLPNLVGKICYRISYGYLVVEDQIDAVNSQIWLINPFTRHELRVLSPPLEHNRVILASLETPLSKFVIIAFRRYDSYLQFCRSTYADWSHCDCNDHWIFVDLTVYKRKLYAITTGAGIGVVNLNSCPYVTPLEVKSIPNLKGGLWLRGTDEQLLLINAIGNNHEVYELNFLKMEWVKMQNLGDQALFLDYYEGGLGFSNKTRWKDSERPSNGRYYFDPDNTDIWFHFMDGRRHQSFPFMGRKCMPNTLRFKPSWYFPHESCNVDLSLKSQD from the coding sequence ATGGTATTGCAAGGGGACAGTGACATAAATCTTAAGGGGCTTAGaagtaagaagaaaaagatggtTGACAATAGTAATCGGAGGCCATGGTCGGAGCTCCCTTACGCTTTGCTTTACATGATCACCAAGTTGCTAGGTACTATAGACTATCTCATGTTTGGCTGTGTCTGCAGAGCATGGAGGTTGTATGCTGTGGCAAACAGGCAAGAGTTTATGGCATCCCAACCTCCACTTGTTATGTTTATGCCAAATCGTTCTAAGAGAGCTTGTTACTTCTATAACATCTTTGATGGAAGGAAGTATAAGGCAAAACTCCCCAACCTTGTTGGCAAAATCTGTTATAGGATCTCATATGGGTACTTGGTAGTAGAAGACCAGATAGATGCGGTAAATTCTCAAATTTGGCTTATAAATCCTTTTACAAGACATGAACTCCGTGTCCTTAGCCCTCCCCTAGAGCATAATCGTGTCATCCTTGCTTCTTTAGAGACACCTTTGTCAAAGTTTGTAATCATAGCCTTTCGCAGATATGACTCATATCTACAGTTTTGTAGATCCACATATGCCGATTGGTCTCATTGTGATTGCAATGATCACTGGATATTTGTTGATTTAACCGTGTACAAGCGAAAATTGTATGCAATAACAACTGGTGCTGGAATAGGAGTGGTAAATCTAAACTCTTGTCCTTATGTGACCCCATTGGAAGTAAAATCCATTCCAAATTTGAAAGGTGGACTCTGGTTACGGGGTACTGATGAGCAGCTCCTGTTGATTAATGCAATTGGAAATAATCATGAAGTTTAtgagctaaattttttgaagatgGAATGGGTGAAAATGCAAAACTTGGGAGATCAAGCATTGTTTCTGGATTATTATGAGGGCGGCTTAGGATTTAGCAACAAAACCAGATGGAAAGATAGTGAAAGACCTTCTAATGGCAGATACTATTTTGATCCTGATAACACAGACATTTGGTTCCACTTCATGGATGGTAGGCGCCACCAGTCTTTCCCTTTCATGGGAAGAAAATGTATGCCAAATACTTTACGATTTAAACCATCTTGGTATTTTCCACACGAGTCTTGCAATGTGGATCTTTCTCTCAAGAGTCAAGACTAG